TTAACGATATAGCCGCTTACTTTATTAAGGGTAAAAAAGCACACCCAATAGCAGGTATGGAAATTGTGTTAGACAAGCAGAATAACCTTAAAAAAACAATGGTACAAGGACAACCCGTTGTAGCCGATAAAATATACTATGTAGCTACGTCCGATTATCTTGCTAATGGCGGCGATAACATGGTGTTTTTTAAAGAGGCTGTAGCATCATACAAAATGGATTATAAATTGCGAAATTTGTATATCGACTATTTTAAAACTGTAGATACCCTGCCTATAAACAATACCAAGCGCATTATAATTGAGTAAGCCATGAAGAGAAGAGATTTTATACAGAAAACAGCAGCAGGGTCGGCAATACTCATGAGTGGGTTACCATTAAGTAGTTTTGCTACCGAAATAAATGCAGTAAAGCGTATTACAATACTCCATACTAACGATACGCACAGCCATATAGACCCTTTACCGATGGACGACCCACGAAACCCTAATATGGGTGGCGCAGCCCGTAGGGCAACATTGGTAAATGCCATTAGAAAAGAGAACCCCAATACGTTATTACTGGATGCTGGCGATATTTTTCAGGGTACGCCCTATTTTAACTACTACGGTGGCGAATTGGAGTTTAAAATTATGAGTATGCTGCAATACGACCTTGCTACGCTAGGTAATCATGATTTTGATAACGGTATAGAAGGTTTTTACAAGCAACTACCCCATGCAAAATTCGATTTTGTATCGGCAAACTACGGTTTTAAAAACTCGGTGCTGGACGGTATTGTAAAACCCTACAAAGCATTTGTAAAAGACGGCATTAAAATAGGCATCTTTGGGCTAGGCATACAATTGCAGGGCTTGGTTGACCCACGCTTGTATAAGGAAGTACAATACAACGACCCCATAGGCGTAGCACAAGATATGAGCCGTACGCTTAAAGAAGAAGAAAAATGCGATTTAATTATTTGCCTATCGCACCTTGGCTTTAGTTATGGTAAAAAAAGTGACAAGGTATCAGACCAAGTTATAGCACGCAACACTAAAGATATCGACCTTATTATTGGTGGACACACACATACCTTTTTAAGCAAGCCGTATATAGCCCAAAACGCTAACGGTAACGATGTACTTATAAACCAAGTAGGTTGCTACGGTATTAATGTTGGGCAAATTGATTTTTATTTTGAGAAAGGCAGAAAGAGCTTTGAGAGTAAAACTATAAATGTGGGATAAACTTATCTCAATTAAAAGTTGATGGTATTCAAAAATACTGATTATGAATAGCGAAAATTAATAAAACTTCTAAAAAGATTACAAAACTTAAACTAAATTAATTGTAAAGATTGTATCAATTCTAATATGTGCTTTGCTTTCAAATCATTAACTAAAATATGCTTGGTTCTATCAACTATTTGGTAAGTAGATGTCCAAATAGTTTCGTAACCATATGTATTCGCCACATGTTTAACAGCACGTACGGTTTCACCTCTTGTTCTAGTGGTACATATTATAATGTCACATTTATAATTAATTGCTAAGTCAGTTAGTTTCCCTTGCAAACCTGTATTAGGATCACCCTGACTTTCCACGCCAATTATTACACCATTAATTTCAACTACAACTCTAATATCGGTTATAGCGTGAACTACCATTGGTATTGGAAAAATTGCCTTATATGTTGGATAGGTACTTAACAGCAAATTTGCAAATGCTCTTAGGGTATTGCTTTTCCCTTTACCTCCAGCATTACAAACTGCTAAAATTGTTTTATTGTTGTTAACGGTCATAAAAATATTGTTTATTTTTAATATATATTGATTGTATAGCGCCAAAATAAATAGATTAAATTGAAAATAAAATACCCGTTAATAGGTATTTTATAAGATATAATTCTTCCTGTTTTCACAAAAAAACCCCTATTTTAGCTATTAAATAACAAATACCAGAAAAACATGATTACTGAAAAACAATTTCAGGAAGAACTCAATATAATAATTACCAATGCTGTACGCGAAGATGTTGGCGATGGCGACCACAGTTCACTCGCCTGCATACCTGCCGATGCAACGGGTAAAGCCAAACTTTTAGTGAAAGATGAAGGTATTTTGGCAGGTGTTAACTTTGCCAAACAAGTATTTAACTATGTAGACCCAAACTTAACCGTAAACGTATTTATAGAAGATGGCTCGGCTGTAAAATACGGCGATGTAGCTTTTCATGTTTCAGGGAGTTCGCAATCCATACTAAAAGCAGAGCGGTTGGTACTTAACGCCATGCAACGTATGAGTGCTATTGCTACCAAAACCAAAAAATACGTGGCTATTTTAGAGGGCACAAACACTAAAATACTCGACACCCGTAAAACTACACCAGGTATACGCGCACTCGAAAAGTGGGCAGTAACTATTGGTGGTGGCGAAAATCACCGTTTTGCGTTGTATGATATGATTATGCTTAAAGACAATCATATCGATTTTGCAGGTGGTATTACACCCGCCATACAAAAAACGTTGGATTACCTGAAAACGAATAATCGTGACTTAAAAATAATTGTAGAGGCACGTAGCTTGGATGAAGTACGGGAGATAATGAAAAACGAGGGTGTTTACCGCATACTATTGGACAATTTTAATTACGACCAAACGCGTGAAGCGGTTGAGCTTATTGGCAATTACTGCCTTACTGAATCGTCGGGTGGTATTAACGAAAGTAATATGCGAGGGTATGCCGAATGTGGTGTTAACTATATCTCATCGGGGGCAGTAACCCATTCCGTATACAATATGGATCTTAGCTTAAAAGCGCTTTAATGAGTGCGGAATTAGAACATAAACTGGAACGCATACCCGTAGTAAAGCACATTGTACGGTTTGGTAAAAGTATAGAGCTACCATGGTCTGATGGACTTACGCTATACCATATGCTAGAGCTTTATATTACAGGTGTGGTTAAAGGCGAAACCTCAACCAAGGCAGCCGCTATTGCATTTAGTTTTTTTATGTCGCTATTTCCATTTGCACTTTTTATACTAAACCTTATCCCTTACATTCCGCTTGATAATTTTCAGGACGATTTTTTGCAATTTGTTGCCGATAACGTACCCCCAAACACCTTTGATGCTATAGCCGATATTATAAAGGATATTACCGAGAACAGTAACAAAGGGCTACTATCTACAGGTATCTTGCTGGCTATATTACTAATGTCTAATGGGATGAATGCTATACTAAGCGGTTTTCAGTCGTCATTGCATATTACCGTAAAACGCTCCTATTTTAAGCAATATGTGGTTGCCATAGGGCTATCGCTCCTATTTACAGTACTACTTATTGTAACAGTAGTTGCCATTATTACCTTAGAGGTATTAATACAGGTTATAGACCATGATGGTTTTTTAACAGACGATATTTACTTGCTAGAAATAGGGCGTTACGTGTTTTTAATGCTCATGATGTTAACAGCTACATCTTTACTATTTAAATTTGCTGCCAGAGAAACCCGAAAGGCTGCTTTTTTTAGCTACGGCTCCGTTTTAACTACTGT
The Flavobacterium litorale genome window above contains:
- a CDS encoding YihY/virulence factor BrkB family protein gives rise to the protein MSAELEHKLERIPVVKHIVRFGKSIELPWSDGLTLYHMLELYITGVVKGETSTKAAAIAFSFFMSLFPFALFILNLIPYIPLDNFQDDFLQFVADNVPPNTFDAIADIIKDITENSNKGLLSTGILLAILLMSNGMNAILSGFQSSLHITVKRSYFKQYVVAIGLSLLFTVLLIVTVVAIITLEVLIQVIDHDGFLTDDIYLLEIGRYVFLMLMMLTATSLLFKFAARETRKAAFFSYGSVLTTVLFGVTSFLFSIYVVRFAQYNELYGSIGTLLVLMLYLWINCFILLLGFELNALIHKLKRKNLYI
- a CDS encoding bifunctional metallophosphatase/5'-nucleotidase, whose amino-acid sequence is MKRRDFIQKTAAGSAILMSGLPLSSFATEINAVKRITILHTNDTHSHIDPLPMDDPRNPNMGGAARRATLVNAIRKENPNTLLLDAGDIFQGTPYFNYYGGELEFKIMSMLQYDLATLGNHDFDNGIEGFYKQLPHAKFDFVSANYGFKNSVLDGIVKPYKAFVKDGIKIGIFGLGIQLQGLVDPRLYKEVQYNDPIGVAQDMSRTLKEEEKCDLIICLSHLGFSYGKKSDKVSDQVIARNTKDIDLIIGGHTHTFLSKPYIAQNANGNDVLINQVGCYGINVGQIDFYFEKGRKSFESKTINVG
- the nadC gene encoding carboxylating nicotinate-nucleotide diphosphorylase: MITEKQFQEELNIIITNAVREDVGDGDHSSLACIPADATGKAKLLVKDEGILAGVNFAKQVFNYVDPNLTVNVFIEDGSAVKYGDVAFHVSGSSQSILKAERLVLNAMQRMSAIATKTKKYVAILEGTNTKILDTRKTTPGIRALEKWAVTIGGGENHRFALYDMIMLKDNHIDFAGGITPAIQKTLDYLKTNNRDLKIIVEARSLDEVREIMKNEGVYRILLDNFNYDQTREAVELIGNYCLTESSGGINESNMRGYAECGVNYISSGAVTHSVYNMDLSLKAL